The Streptomyces pratensis genomic interval CGGTCGGCTGGGCCGTCGGCGCACCGTCGGGCAAGGGCGAGATGCGGGGCTGGTTCGGGCTCGCGGACGGCCGCGACGCGGACCCCCTGTCGCTGCTGCTCACCGTGGACGCGCTGCCCCCGACCTCCTTCGAGCTGGGGCTGAAGGGCTGGACGCCCACCATCGAGCTCACCACCCACATCCGCTGCCGTCCCGCCCCGGGGCCGCTGCGTGTCTCCATCACCACCCGCAACCTCGCGGGCGGCTTCCTCGAGGAGGACGCGGAGGTCTGGGACAGCGCCGACCGCCTCGTGGCCCAGTCCCGCCAGCTGGCCCGGGCGCCACGCGGCTGAGGCCCGCCAGAATGGTGCGGTGAAGTCCGACCGGCTCCTGTCCGTCCTGCTGCTGCTCCAGACCCGCGGCCTGGTTCCCGCCACCGAGCTGGCCCGGCGCCTCGAAGTCTCCGTACGCACCGTCTACCGGGACGTCGAGGCGCTCTCGGCCGCCGGTGTGCCCGTCTACGCGGAGCGGGGCCGCAACGGCGGAATCGCGCTGCTGCCGGGCTTCCGGACCGATGTCACCGGACTCACCGCCGACGAGGCGCGCGCCCTCTTCGTCCTCGCCGCGCAGGGGGCCCACGCCGCGCTCGGGCTGGACGCCGCGCTCGGCTCCGCGCTGCGCAAGGTGATGGCCGCGCTCCCCGCCCCGCACCGGCCCGCCGCCGAACTGACCAGCCGTCGCATCCTGGTGGACCCGGTCCGCTGGATGAGCGGTCCGGCGGCAGCCGTCGACGTGGGCGAGCTGCACGACGCGGTCTTCGCCGACCGGAGGATTCTGCTCCACTACCGGCACAGCGGTACCGACGACCCGCGCGTCTACACCGTCGACCCGTACGGCCTCGTGGTGAAGGCGGGCGTCTGGTATCTCGTCGCCGACCTGGACGGCGCACCCCGGCTCTTCCGCGCGGACCGGGTGAAGCGGGCGGCCCTCGCGGACGAACCCGTGGTGCGCAGGGCGGGTGTCGAGCCCGCCGACGTGTGGGACGAGCTGCGCAGGCAGGTGGAGGAGCGGCCGGGGGACGTGCGGCTCCGGGTGCGCGTGCGCCGTTCCCGCCTGGACCTCTTCGTACGCCTCCACGCGGGGGTGCTGACCGGCCGGCCGGAGCCGGAGGAGGAGTCCCACGGGGAGTGGCTGCTGGCGGAGCTCGCCGTGCCGGAGATCGCGTGGGCGCGCTCCCTGCTCTCCTTCGGACCGGACCTCGAAGTGCTGTCGCCGCCTCAGGCGCGCCGTCTGCTCGCCGAGGCGGCTGCCGCCGTCACGGAGCTGTACGCAGAAAACGGGTGAGGGCCGCGGTGAGCTCGGCGGGTGCGTCCTCCTGTACGAGATGCCCGGCCCCTTCGATCAGCCGCAGCTCGGCGCCCGGAATCATTCCGGCGAGCTCATGGCCGCGGGCGGCCGGGATCCAGGTGTCCTCCGTACCCCAGCAGACCAGCACGGGCAGATCCAGCTCTCCGTAGCGGTGCTGGATCTCATCGGTGAACCGCTGGTCGTTCTGCGCGATCTGCCGGTAGAAAGCGGGCTGTCCGGAGTCGGTGCACCACGGGTCGACGAGCTTCTCCAGCACCGCCGGACGCAGTCCCTGGTGGCTGGCCGAGCCGACGTACTCGGTCACCAGCGCCCGGTGGAGGTCCGGCGGCAGCTCGCCGAACACCTCGGCCCCGCCGCCGAGCAGCCGGTACGCGGGCGAGCCCCAGGGGGCCAGTGCCACCGGGTCGACGAGAGCCAGCCGCCGGTAGCGGGCGCCGTGCAGGAGATGGGCGCGCAGCGCGACGCAGCCCCCGAAGTCATGTGCTGTCACAGCCGGTTCGTCCAGCTCCCAGTACTCCAGGAGCTCGTTGAGCACCCAGGCCTGGGCCCGCAGCGACACGTCCTGGCCGGCGTACTGCGCGGAGGCGCCGTAGCCCGGCAGGTCCCACACATGGACGCGGTGGTCCTGCGCCAGCCCCCGGGCGATGCCGCGCCAGACGTACGAGGAGAAGGGCGTGCCGTGCACCAGGACGACGGGCGGTGCCTGCTCGGGACCGAGTGAGGCCCAGCGCACCTCGCCCGAGGAGCTGAGGAAGGTCCGGTCCAGTGTCCAGTCGCTCATGACACCGACCCTACGGCCTGTCCAGCCAGTGGGCCCGGCCCAGCGTGACCAGGCGAAGCCGGCGCCGCGCCACCCTGACGACCTCCTGCTCGCCCTCCGGGCCGGCGTCCAGCAGCGCCGAGGCGGTGAGCACCATGTGGTCGACGTACAGCCCACCCAGCATCTGGAGATCCTCCCGGTCCCAGCCCGCCGACTCCTGCTCCGAACCCAGGACTTGGGCGACCTCTTCGGCGAAGCCGCGAAGCTGGGCCGTGATGGCCTCCCTGACCTGCCTGACGCCGCCGTGCTGTTCCCTGGCGATGAAGCGGAAGTGGGCGGGCTGTTCGGTGACATGGCGCGCTATCAGGCCGACGCTCCGGTCGAGTCGCTCCTCGCTGTCCCCGGTGTCGGCGAGTATCGCGGCGATCATGCCGTGCAGGCTCCCCAGCGTCTCCTCGACGAGCGCGACGCCCAGTGCCGCCGTGCCTTCGAAGTGGCGGTAGAAGGCGGTCGGGGTCACGCCCACGGCCCGCGTCACCTCGCGCAGACCCAGGCTGCTCAGGCTCTGGTGCTCCAGCAGCTCAAGTGCCGCGTCGAGCAGTGCCTGGCGGGTCTTCAGCTTCTGGGCCTGGCGGACGCCGATGGTGTGACTCATGCCATTCAGTAAACAACCGTTCTCCGAGTCCAGGAAGGGGTACACGGTCTAGACTTGCAAGTCAGTGAACAGTCGTACTCTCAAAGCTCGCAGAGAAAGGCCGGACATGTTCGTCCTCGTAGCCGCCCTGCTCCTGCTGGGGGTCGTCCTCGGAGCGGTCGCACATCTCCCGCTCCCCGTGGCCCTGACCGCCGCGGCCGTGATCGGTCTCTGGCTGGCGGTCTTCGGCGTCCGCGAACGCCTCGCCCGCCGCACCCGCTGACGAAGGAGCCGCACCATGACACTCACCACCGCACGCACCACTTCGAGCGGCGTCCGTGCCGCCGGGACCCACGCCGCGGAGTCGCGGTCGTCCGAGCCCCGTCCGGCCGGTGCCCGCCCCGGCGGCCGCGCGGCGGGCCGGGAGGCCGACGGGCTCGCCGTCGCCTCGTTCGTGCTCGGGCTGCTCGGCCTCCTGGTGATGAACATCCTGCTCGGGCCGGTCGCCATCGTCATGGCGGTCATCGCCCTCTCCCGCTCCACCGCCCGACGCGGCCGCGCCCTGCTCGGACTGGCCCTCGGTATCGCCGACCTGGTCGTCCTCGCCGTGCTGGTCACGGCCAACGGCACCGTGTCCTGGAGTCTGGCGGGCTGACTCAGCCGCGACCGGCCGGCGGTGGTGCGGGGGCCTACGGGCGCACCGACCGCCAGATCCGCTCCGGCAACAGGCGTGCGGCCTCGTCGAGGTCGACGTCGTCGATCCCCGACAGCGAGCGGCGGGCGACGGCGACGACGGGGCCCAGGACGAGGGACTCGATCAGCGGCTGGGGGAGTGGGGCCAGTTCCCCGGAATCCACGCCCCGCCGGATCCAGAGGGCCACTTCCGAGACCCTGGCCTCCTGTGCGTCGCGCAGCTCCCTGCCCCGCGCCATGCCCTTGCGGTCGGCGAGGGGGGAGTGAAGGAGCAGGGCGGGGCCCGGGTGCTCCTGGACGAATGTCAGGTAGGCACTCACGGCGGCTGCGATGCCCGCACGCGCGGTACCGGCGCCCTGGAGGGCTTCGGCCAGCTCACCCAGCAGCCGGTCCAGCCAGCGGTGGCTGAGGGCGCCGACGAGGCCGTCGAGGCTGCCGAAATGGTGGTAGAGGCTGCCCAGACTGACACCGCTGGCCCGGATGACCGCGTTGACCGTGAGGCCCTGCTCGCCGGACTCGACGAACACGCGCAGGGCGGCGTCCAGAAGCAGATCGGAGGTGACCTCGCCGCGAAGCTGCTTGGGGCTCATCGAGTCGCCGTCCCTGTGGTTCGTGGAGCGGGGCTCTTCCGCGGTGAATTTCTAGAGTGATTTTCTAGAAGATGCTCCCTCTTCCAGTATCCACTGGTCAGACTTCGCCTGGAACAGCAATGGTGTGTCACGGGGAGACGGTGTGGGCGTGTTGGACCTGACGGGCAGCGGGGCCAAGCCGCTGGAAGCGGACGATCCGCGGCAGATCGGCGGAATCCCGCTCGCGGGCCGGCTCGGCTCCGGCGGGATGGGCCGTGTGTACCTGGGCGTCCACGAGAAGCGGTACGTCGCCGTCAAACAGGTACTGCCCTCGATCGCGGGGGAGGACCAGGACTTCGTCCGCCGCTTCGGGCACGAGCTCGACAACCTGTCCCGGCTGCCCGCGGAGGCCACCGCGCCTCTGCTCGCCAGCGACCGCGACGCACGGCCCCCGTGGCTGGCGACCGCCTACGTGCCCGGTCTCACCCTCAGCAAGGCCATCGAGCTGAACAGGGGGCCGCTCGACGCCGGCACCCTGTGGCTGCTGCTGCGCGAGGCCGCCGCGGGGCTGGTTCCGGTGCACGAACTGGGCATGGTGCACAGGGACCTCAAGCCGTCCAACGTGATGCTGACGCCGGCGGGTGCCACGGTCATCGACTTCGGTGTGGCCCGCGCCACCGAACAGAGCCAGCTGACCAGAAGCGGCATGGTGGTCGGCACACCGGCCTACATGGCCCCCGAACAGGCCACGACGAAACGGGACCTGAGCGGGGCCGCCGACGTGTTCGCCCTGGGGTCGGTCCTCGCGTACGCGGCCGGCGGCACACCGCCCTTCGGCGAGGAGTCCGGCCCCGCGGTCCTGTACCGCATCGTGCACGAGGAGCCCGATCTTGATGCGGTGCGGGAGCTCGACCCCGCTCTCGCCGAGGTCGTCGCGGCCTGTCTCGCCAAGGATCCGGAGGCCCGCCCCACGGCGGCAGAGCTGGTGAGACAAGCGGAGGAACACGGGCTGTTCCCGGCTCCCCTCTGGCCGGAGTCCATCAGTGGGGACCTCGCGGAGAAGGCCGCCTTCGCGGCGCACGTCCAGGAGATCGAGCTGCCGGAGCCCGAGTCCGTGGAGACACTGCGCCTCGGGGGGAAGGCCGGATCGAAGCCCCGCGAGCGCCGGCGGCGTACCCGGGTCTTCTTCGCCGTGATCCCCGTCGTCGTGACGCTGGGCGGAGCGACACTCGCCGTCCAGCTCCTGCCCTACACCCTCGGGCCGGACGACCGGGTGGCCGCCGGACCCTCCGTCACGGCCACGGCCCCGGTGGATCCCACGGCCTCCGCCTCCGGCGCGAGCCCGTCCGGATCGGCGTCACCGGGCAGCTCGCCGGCGGGCAAGAAGAAGGACGACGACGCCAAGGGGGAAGGCGAGGCGACGGACGGAGCCTCCTCCCCCGCGAGAGGCGCGGGCGACGCGGGGGGCGGGGCTCAGGACGACGGCTCCGGCGGGTCCGGTTCGTCGGACGGTTCCAGTGCCTCAGGTGGGTCGAGCGCCTCCGGCGGCTCCGGCGCGTCCGGCGGCTCCAGCGCCTCCGGTGGGTCCGGTTCCGGGGGCACCACGACCCCCTCCGGGGCACACCGCTATCGCAACGGGGAGAACGGCAAGTGTCTCGTCGCCGCGTCCAGCGGCGCCGCGTACACCGGTGACTGCGAGGGCGCGGGGTCCCGCTGGACCGTCCTCCCCCTGTCCGACGGCTCCTTCCAGCTCGCCCACGAGTCGGGCAGGTCGTGCCTGAGCGCGGGCATCCTCAACGGGGGGACGCTGATGCTCTCCTGCAACGAATCGGATCTCCGCCGCTTCCGTACGGGGGCGGGCGGCAGCATCGTGAGCGTCCGCACCGGGGGCTGTCTCGACCTGGGGGGCGGGGGCGTCACGGCCGCCCGCTGCTCGGGCACGGCGTCCCAGCGCTGGACGGCCTTCTGACCCAGGGAGGGGCCTTCCGGCCATGGCCGGACCTGGCGACTGCGGGCGGGCCCTCGGGCTGCGGGCGGGCCTTCTGCCAGGGGTGGCCCTGGGACGGCCGGACCTTCTGACCACGGCCGGGCCTCCTGCGGAGGCGGACCCTCGGACTGTGGGCGGGCCTTCCGGCCACGGCCGGACTTCCTGCCGCGGCGGACCTTCCGGCCACGGCCGGACCCTCGGACTGCGGGCGGGCCTTCCGGCCACGCGCGGGCCCTCGGACTGCGGCTGGACTTCTGACCAAGGCCGGACCTCCTGCCACGGGCGGCTGGGACCTTCCCCAGGTGCCCCGGGTGCCGCCGGCCCCGGACCGTAAGTGGCAGGGGGCCGCAGGCCGGTGTCCGGCCGGGCTCTCGCACGGGCTCGGGCCGGAGGCGGTCGGGGTCGTCGGCCGGTGCCCGACCGGCCCTTCCCGGGCTCGGCCGGGCCTGATCGCGGGCTGCCGCGAGCCGTGGCATCGAGCGCCGTACGCCGCCCTCGGCACGCTCCGCGCCCCGGGCTCGTAGAATCGTCTCCACCATGGCTTACCTCGACCACGCCGCGACCACGCCGATGCTTCCGGAGGCGATCGCGGCGATGACCGCGCAGCTCGCCGTCACCGGCAACGCGTCCTCATTGCACGCTGCCGGGCGCCGGGCCCGCCGTACCGTCGAGGAGTCCAGAGAGAACCTCGCCGACGCGCTCGGCGCACGCCCCAGCGAGGTGGTCCTGACCTCGGGCGGCACCGAGGCCGACAACCTCGCGGTGAAGGGCCTCTACTGGTCCCGGCGCGATGCCGACCCCCGGCGCACCCGGGTCCTCTCCAGCCCTGTGGAGCACCACGCCGTCCTCGACGCCGTGGACTGGCTCGCCGAGCACGAGGGCGCCACCGTCGAATACCTCCCGGTCGACGCCCACGGACGTGTGCACCCGGAGGTGCTGCGCGAGGCGCTCGCCCGTAACCCCGACGACGTCGCCCTGGTCACCGTGATGTGGGCCAACAATGAGATCGGCACCATCATGCCGATACGTGAACTGGCCGAGGTGGCGCGCGAGTTCGACGTCCCCATGCACGCCGACGCGGTGCAGGCGTTCGGGCAGCTGGAGGTCGACTTCGCCGAATCCGGGCTGGCCGCGATGACTGTCAGCGCGCACAAGATCGGGGGCCCGTTCGGTATCGGCGCCCTGCTGCTCGGCCGTGACCGGACCCCCGTACCCGTGCTCCACGGTGGAGGCCAGGAGCGGCATGTGCGCTCCGGCACACTCGACGTGCCCGCCGTGGCCGCGTTCGCCGTGGCCGGGCGGCACGCCGCCGACGGGCGCGAGGGCTTCGCCCGTGAGATCGGCGCACTCCGCGACGAACTCGCCGCCGCCGTGCTGAAGGCCGTCCCCGACGCCATCCTCGGCGGCGACCCGGCCCCAGGCGGGCGGCTGCCCGCCAACGCCCACTTCACCTTCCCCGGCTGCGAAGGCGACTCCCTCCTGCTGCTGCTCGACGCCCAGGGCATCGAATGCTCCACCGGATCGGCGTGCACCGCCGGCATCGCCCAGCCCAGCCATGTGCTGCTGGCCACCGGCACCGACCCCGCCCTGGCACGTGGCACGCTGCGCTTCTCGCTCGGGCACACGTCGACAGCGCGGGACGTCGAGGAACTCGCGCGGGCGATCGGTCCCGCGGTCGAGCGGGCCAGGACGGCAGGACTCAGCTAGCCCGCGTCCCCCCGGCTCCCGCCGTGGACGCCGCGCGCACCAGCTTCATGTAGCGGGGCCAGTCCCAGTGCGGTCCGGGATCGGTGTGGTCGGTGCCGGGCACCTCGACGTGCCCGATGATGTGCTCGCGGTCCACCGGGATCCCGTGCCGCTTGCATATCGCGGCCGTCAGCTGCGCGGAGGACTCGTACATCTTGGTGGTGAAGTCCTGCGGGCGGTCGACGAAGCCCTCGTGCTCGATGCCGATGCTGCGTTCGTTGAACGAGCGGTTGCCCGCGTGGTACGCCACGTCGAGCTCCCGGATCATCTGGGTCACGCGGCCGTTCTGACCGACGATGTAGTGCGTCGCCGCCTGGTGCGCCGGGTCCTGGAAGACCTTGACCGCGCTGGCGTAGCTGCCCTGGGTGACATGGACGATCACCCGGTCCACGCCGTAGTCGTCGGGGCGGTCGGCCCGCCGCCAGTTCGCCTCGGAGGCCGCGATCCAGCTGGCCGGGGCATAGTCCAGCTCGCCCTCCTTACGGGGCTTCTCCACGCCCGGAACCCGCCACCAGACGCGCCGGATCTCCTCCGTGGCCAGGGCTGCCGTGCCCGCCGCGGCGACCCCGCCGCCTATGAGCAGCGTGCGTCTGCTGATGCCGCGCGATCCGCTCCCGGATCCTCCGGACTTCCCTCTGGTCCCCATATGAGCGTCAACGCTTATCCGCGCGCATTCGGTTCCCGGCGCCCCGTACTCTGGAGGAGCTATGACTCAGACCTCCCAGCGCCCCCTCCGTGTGCTCGCCGCCATGTCGGGCGGAGTCGACTCCGCCGTCGCGGCGGCGCGAGCCGCCGAGGCAGGCCACGACGTGACCGGTGTGCACCTCGCCCTCTCCGCCAACCCGCAGTCCTTCCGTACGGGCGCGCGAGGCTGTTGCACCATCGAGGACTCCCGGGACGCCCGCCGCGCGGCGGATGTGATCGGCATCCCGTTCTACGTCTGGGACCTCGCGGAACGCTTCCGCGAGGACGTCGTGGACGACTTCGTCGCGGAGTACGAGGCAGGGCGCACCCCCAACCCCTGCCTGCGCTGCAACGAGAAGATCAAGTTTGCCGCGCTGCTCGACAAGGCGCTCGCCCTCGGCTTCGACGCCGTCTGCACCGGCCACTACGCCACCGTCGTGCTCAAGGAGGACGGCACCCGGGAGATGCACCGCGCCTCGGACATGGCCAAGGACCAGAGCTACGTCCTCGGGGTCCTGGACGAGAAGCAGCTCGCCCACGCGATGTTCCCGCTCGGTGACACCCTCACCACCAAGGACGAGATCCGGGCCGAGGCCGAGCGCCGGGGTCTGGCGGTCGCCAAGAAGCCCGACAGCCACGACATCTGCTTCATCGCCGACGGCGACACCCAGGGCTTCCTCGCCGGCCGCCTCGGCGGTCCGGCGGAGGGTGACATCCTCGACGAGTCGGGCGCGAAGGTCGGCACCCACGAGGGCGCCTTCGGCTTCACGATCGGCCAGCGCAAGGGCCTGCGCATCGGCCACCCGGCCCCCGACGGCAAGCCGCGCTACGTCCTGGACATCTCCCCGGTGAACAACACGGTGACGGTCGGCCCGGTGGAGGCCCTGGACGTCACGGCGCTGACCGCGATCAAGCCCCGCTGGTGCGGCACGGCCCCCTCCGGCCCCGGCACGTACACCGCACAGCTGCGTGCCCACGGGGGCGAGACCGAGGTGACGGCGGAGCTGACCGACGGCACCCTGTCGGTCACGTTCACCGAGCCGGTGAGGGGTGTGGCCCCCGGCCAGGCGGTCGTGCTGTACGACGGCACCCGGGTCGTCGGCTCGGCCACCATCGCGACGACGGTGCGCAAGGAAAAGGCGGCGGCAGCGGGCTGAGCCGGGGCCACCAGGCCGAGGTGGGCCGTCGGAGCCGCGCCTGCGGAGCAACCCGTGGGCGGTGGGCGCACGACGGCATCGGCCGCCACGTCGCTCGGAGCCTGATCCGGTTCCGCCTCGGCAGGATGCCGGCCGGCCCGGGGTGTGCCGGAAGCCGGCCGCCCGCTCGGCATACGCCCCGCCGCGGCGTCCGACCCCTGTACGGACGCGGCGGCGAGGCGGCTCAGGACGCCCGGCCGGCGAACACGTCCCTGGCGAAGAAGTCCGCCAGTACCGGTGCGATCACATGCGGTGCCAGTTCGCGGGTCTGTCCCGTCAGGGTGCGGTGCCTGGCCCGGGGGATCGCGGACGCGAGGGCCAGGGTCGTCTCGTGTGCCTGCGCGGTGCTGAACCCCCCGGTCACCACCAGGGTGCGTGCGGTGACCGACGCGAACCTCCCTGCGGGCACCGAGCCGTCTCCCAGCAGGGCGTCGTCGTACGCGAGGGTGTGGGCCACCGCTTCGAGGCCGCGCCACAGCGGGGCCCGGCGCATCCGGGCGATCGTCTCCTCCGGGACTCCGGTCCGGGACAGGTACAGCTCGACGGCGCCGCCCCGGTCACCGTTCGACAGCAGCCTGTGCAGCAGCGCCGTACAGCGGGACTTGTACAGGAGGCCGGTGGCGCCAGGGGTGTAAGGCGGCTCGTAGACCGCGAGCAGGTCCACGGGCAGCCCCGCGGCCTGCGCCTCCAGGGCCAGGGCGCCGCCCGACAGCATGCCGAACAGCGAGACCCGCTCGCCTGCCGTGGCCGCGACCGCCGCCAGGTCCTCGATCTCGCGGCGGACCGCGTACGGTCCGCCGTCCCCGCTCGCCCCGCGGCCCCGGCGGTCGTACGTGAGGACCGTGAAGCGCGGGGCCAGCAGAGCGGCCAGGGGCGCCCCGTCCGCCGAGGTGCTCAGGGCCCCGCCGACCAGGATCACCGGCGGCCCGTCGCCACGGCGGCGGTACGCGATCGACGTGCCGTCGCGGGAGAGAGTCTTGTCCATGTGAGGGTGGACCGCCGTGCCGCGCGGAACTCATCGGACCGCCGGGAAAATATTTCTGACGGTCAGTCGGGGACGATGTCCGTGGCGTAGAAGCAGAAGTGCCCCTTGATCGCCCCCACTTGTTCCTTGGGTTCCGGATAGGCCCAGACGAGGTCCGCCGCACCGGGCAGCGACCAGTACGACGCGTCCCCCTTGAAGGGGCAGTGCGTACGGGTGTCCGACGGCGTCAGCAGGTCGGTACGGACATCCCCGGGCGGCAGGTAGTAGCGGTCAGGACAGCCCGTCTCACGCAGTACGAGCGGGCGGCGGCTCTCGGCGAGCACCAGCCCGTCGTGCACCGCGCGGACATGGACGTCGGAGGGTTCCACGGTGATGGTGTGTCCTGTGGTGGAGGCCATATCCGGTTCAGCCCCGGAGGAGGCCGGTTTCTTCCCGGACCGGGGGCCGGTCGTACGGTGTGTGCATGAACATCTGCGTCTTCCTCTCCGCCGCCGACCTCGACGACCGTTACACCGTGCCCGCCCGCGAATTCGCCGAGCTGCTGGGCCGGGGCGGACACACACTGGTCTGGGGCGG includes:
- a CDS encoding TetR/AcrR family transcriptional regulator, whose translation is MSPKQLRGEVTSDLLLDAALRVFVESGEQGLTVNAVIRASGVSLGSLYHHFGSLDGLVGALSHRWLDRLLGELAEALQGAGTARAGIAAAVSAYLTFVQEHPGPALLLHSPLADRKGMARGRELRDAQEARVSEVALWIRRGVDSGELAPLPQPLIESLVLGPVVAVARRSLSGIDDVDLDEAARLLPERIWRSVRP
- a CDS encoding DUF427 domain-containing protein, which encodes MASTTGHTITVEPSDVHVRAVHDGLVLAESRRPLVLRETGCPDRYYLPPGDVRTDLLTPSDTRTHCPFKGDASYWSLPGAADLVWAYPEPKEQVGAIKGHFCFYATDIVPD
- a CDS encoding cysteine desulfurase family protein, with the protein product MAYLDHAATTPMLPEAIAAMTAQLAVTGNASSLHAAGRRARRTVEESRENLADALGARPSEVVLTSGGTEADNLAVKGLYWSRRDADPRRTRVLSSPVEHHAVLDAVDWLAEHEGATVEYLPVDAHGRVHPEVLREALARNPDDVALVTVMWANNEIGTIMPIRELAEVAREFDVPMHADAVQAFGQLEVDFAESGLAAMTVSAHKIGGPFGIGALLLGRDRTPVPVLHGGGQERHVRSGTLDVPAVAAFAVAGRHAADGREGFAREIGALRDELAAAVLKAVPDAILGGDPAPGGRLPANAHFTFPGCEGDSLLLLLDAQGIECSTGSACTAGIAQPSHVLLATGTDPALARGTLRFSLGHTSTARDVEELARAIGPAVERARTAGLS
- a CDS encoding TetR family transcriptional regulator, whose translation is MSHTIGVRQAQKLKTRQALLDAALELLEHQSLSSLGLREVTRAVGVTPTAFYRHFEGTAALGVALVEETLGSLHGMIAAILADTGDSEERLDRSVGLIARHVTEQPAHFRFIAREQHGGVRQVREAITAQLRGFAEEVAQVLGSEQESAGWDREDLQMLGGLYVDHMVLTASALLDAGPEGEQEVVRVARRRLRLVTLGRAHWLDRP
- a CDS encoding DUF4190 domain-containing protein gives rise to the protein MTLTTARTTSSGVRAAGTHAAESRSSEPRPAGARPGGRAAGREADGLAVASFVLGLLGLLVMNILLGPVAIVMAVIALSRSTARRGRALLGLALGIADLVVLAVLVTANGTVSWSLAG
- a CDS encoding helix-turn-helix transcriptional regulator, encoding MKSDRLLSVLLLLQTRGLVPATELARRLEVSVRTVYRDVEALSAAGVPVYAERGRNGGIALLPGFRTDVTGLTADEARALFVLAAQGAHAALGLDAALGSALRKVMAALPAPHRPAAELTSRRILVDPVRWMSGPAAAVDVGELHDAVFADRRILLHYRHSGTDDPRVYTVDPYGLVVKAGVWYLVADLDGAPRLFRADRVKRAALADEPVVRRAGVEPADVWDELRRQVEERPGDVRLRVRVRRSRLDLFVRLHAGVLTGRPEPEEESHGEWLLAELAVPEIAWARSLLSFGPDLEVLSPPQARRLLAEAAAAVTELYAENG
- a CDS encoding alpha/beta fold hydrolase, whose amino-acid sequence is MDKTLSRDGTSIAYRRRGDGPPVILVGGALSTSADGAPLAALLAPRFTVLTYDRRGRGASGDGGPYAVRREIEDLAAVAATAGERVSLFGMLSGGALALEAQAAGLPVDLLAVYEPPYTPGATGLLYKSRCTALLHRLLSNGDRGGAVELYLSRTGVPEETIARMRRAPLWRGLEAVAHTLAYDDALLGDGSVPAGRFASVTARTLVVTGGFSTAQAHETTLALASAIPRARHRTLTGQTRELAPHVIAPVLADFFARDVFAGRAS
- a CDS encoding alpha/beta fold hydrolase; translation: MSDWTLDRTFLSSSGEVRWASLGPEQAPPVVLVHGTPFSSYVWRGIARGLAQDHRVHVWDLPGYGASAQYAGQDVSLRAQAWVLNELLEYWELDEPAVTAHDFGGCVALRAHLLHGARYRRLALVDPVALAPWGSPAYRLLGGGAEVFGELPPDLHRALVTEYVGSASHQGLRPAVLEKLVDPWCTDSGQPAFYRQIAQNDQRFTDEIQHRYGELDLPVLVCWGTEDTWIPAARGHELAGMIPGAELRLIEGAGHLVQEDAPAELTAALTRFLRTAP
- the mnmA gene encoding tRNA 2-thiouridine(34) synthase MnmA, which encodes MTQTSQRPLRVLAAMSGGVDSAVAAARAAEAGHDVTGVHLALSANPQSFRTGARGCCTIEDSRDARRAADVIGIPFYVWDLAERFREDVVDDFVAEYEAGRTPNPCLRCNEKIKFAALLDKALALGFDAVCTGHYATVVLKEDGTREMHRASDMAKDQSYVLGVLDEKQLAHAMFPLGDTLTTKDEIRAEAERRGLAVAKKPDSHDICFIADGDTQGFLAGRLGGPAEGDILDESGAKVGTHEGAFGFTIGQRKGLRIGHPAPDGKPRYVLDISPVNNTVTVGPVEALDVTALTAIKPRWCGTAPSGPGTYTAQLRAHGGETEVTAELTDGTLSVTFTEPVRGVAPGQAVVLYDGTRVVGSATIATTVRKEKAAAAG
- a CDS encoding N-acetylmuramoyl-L-alanine amidase is translated as MGTRGKSGGSGSGSRGISRRTLLIGGGVAAAGTAALATEEIRRVWWRVPGVEKPRKEGELDYAPASWIAASEANWRRADRPDDYGVDRVIVHVTQGSYASAVKVFQDPAHQAATHYIVGQNGRVTQMIRELDVAYHAGNRSFNERSIGIEHEGFVDRPQDFTTKMYESSAQLTAAICKRHGIPVDREHIIGHVEVPGTDHTDPGPHWDWPRYMKLVRAASTAGAGGTRAS
- a CDS encoding protein kinase domain-containing protein translates to MLDLTGSGAKPLEADDPRQIGGIPLAGRLGSGGMGRVYLGVHEKRYVAVKQVLPSIAGEDQDFVRRFGHELDNLSRLPAEATAPLLASDRDARPPWLATAYVPGLTLSKAIELNRGPLDAGTLWLLLREAAAGLVPVHELGMVHRDLKPSNVMLTPAGATVIDFGVARATEQSQLTRSGMVVGTPAYMAPEQATTKRDLSGAADVFALGSVLAYAAGGTPPFGEESGPAVLYRIVHEEPDLDAVRELDPALAEVVAACLAKDPEARPTAAELVRQAEEHGLFPAPLWPESISGDLAEKAAFAAHVQEIELPEPESVETLRLGGKAGSKPRERRRRTRVFFAVIPVVVTLGGATLAVQLLPYTLGPDDRVAAGPSVTATAPVDPTASASGASPSGSASPGSSPAGKKKDDDAKGEGEATDGASSPARGAGDAGGGAQDDGSGGSGSSDGSSASGGSSASGGSGASGGSSASGGSGSGGTTTPSGAHRYRNGENGKCLVAASSGAAYTGDCEGAGSRWTVLPLSDGSFQLAHESGRSCLSAGILNGGTLMLSCNESDLRRFRTGAGGSIVSVRTGGCLDLGGGGVTAARCSGTASQRWTAF